A region of Thiofilum sp. DNA encodes the following proteins:
- the rimO gene encoding 30S ribosomal protein S12 methylthiotransferase RimO, whose amino-acid sequence MKTSVPRIGFVSLGCPKALVDSERILTQMRAEGYEITGTYDQADLVVVNTCGFIDAAVEESLDAIGEALAENGRVIVTGCLGADSNKILNEYPNVLAVTGPHAYNEVMSAVHEHLPPAHDPYLDLIPPQGIRLTPRHYAYLKISEGCNHRCSFCIIPSLRGDLVSRPIGDVLQEAENLVNAGVKELLVVSQDTSAYGIDTKYRTGFWKGRPVKTHIQQLAEALGEMDVWTRLHYVYPYPHVDHLLPLMAENKILPYLDIPFQHASPSVLKNMRRPAHAEKVLERVHKWRELCPDMTVRSTFIVGFPGETEDDFEQLLDFLEEAQLDRVGAFAYSPVEGATANDLPNAVSEEVKQERLERFMELQAEISADKLGSLIGQTMTVLIDDVGEGQSIGRTYRDAPEIDGQVVIEGCELPVGEFVEVLITHADEHDLWAEVMPS is encoded by the coding sequence ATGAAAACGTCCGTTCCGCGCATTGGTTTTGTTAGTTTGGGTTGCCCTAAAGCCTTAGTTGATTCAGAGCGTATTTTGACCCAGATGCGGGCTGAAGGGTATGAAATTACGGGGACCTATGACCAAGCTGACTTAGTGGTAGTCAATACCTGTGGTTTTATCGATGCAGCCGTTGAAGAGTCCTTAGATGCTATTGGTGAGGCCCTAGCTGAGAATGGGCGCGTGATTGTGACAGGCTGTTTAGGGGCAGATTCTAATAAAATCTTAAATGAATACCCTAATGTGCTCGCAGTAACGGGACCCCACGCCTATAACGAGGTGATGAGTGCGGTGCATGAGCATTTACCTCCGGCGCACGATCCTTATCTAGATCTGATTCCACCGCAAGGGATTCGGTTAACGCCCCGTCACTATGCCTACTTAAAGATTTCAGAAGGGTGCAATCATCGCTGCTCATTTTGCATTATTCCCTCGTTGCGTGGTGATTTAGTGTCGCGCCCGATTGGGGATGTATTGCAGGAAGCGGAAAATCTGGTCAATGCGGGAGTAAAAGAATTATTAGTCGTATCACAAGATACCAGTGCCTATGGCATTGATACGAAGTACCGTACTGGATTCTGGAAAGGGCGTCCGGTTAAAACTCATATTCAGCAATTAGCTGAGGCTTTAGGTGAAATGGATGTATGGACACGTTTGCATTATGTCTATCCCTATCCTCATGTGGATCATTTATTACCTTTAATGGCTGAGAATAAAATTCTGCCGTATTTAGATATTCCCTTTCAACATGCTTCCCCCAGCGTACTAAAAAACATGCGCCGTCCTGCACATGCTGAAAAAGTACTAGAACGCGTGCATAAATGGCGTGAATTATGCCCTGATATGACGGTGCGTAGTACCTTCATTGTGGGTTTTCCGGGGGAAACCGAGGATGATTTTGAGCAGCTATTGGATTTTCTAGAAGAAGCCCAATTAGATCGAGTAGGTGCTTTTGCTTATTCTCCAGTCGAGGGTGCAACCGCTAATGACTTGCCTAATGCTGTATCTGAAGAGGTGAAGCAAGAACGTTTAGAACGTTTTATGGAACTACAGGCTGAGATTAGCGCAGATAAGTTGGGTAGTTTAATCGGTCAAACCATGACGGTATTGATTGATGATGTAGGTGAGGGACAAAGTATTGGACGTACTTATCGTGATGCACCTGAAATTGATGGACAAGTGGTCATAGAAGGTTGTGAACTGCCTGTCGGTGAGTTTGTCGAAGTACTTATCACCCACGCTGATGAACATGATTTATGGGCTGAGGTGATGCCATCATAG
- a CDS encoding phosphoribulokinase, translating into MSIPHPIIAVTGSSGAGTTFVKRAFENIFRRENIQAAIIEGDSFHSVTRTQFKEQAKLKPNFSHFGPEANDFHSLEQLFRSYSESGKGKRRYYLHNDDEAEFHHHRLARLGVDCTASSGEFTPWEDLSTPTDILFYEGLHGLIKDDTSDARYGGYDVAKFVDLGVGVVPSINLEWIQKIHRDSAERGYSPEVVVDTILRRLPDYINHITPQFSRTHINFQRVPTVDTSNPFIARDIPTADESFVVIRIAQPRKWNIDFPTLLNMIQGSFMSRRNSIVVPGGKMMLAMELILGPIIYDMIDAKKRR; encoded by the coding sequence ATGTCGATACCACATCCAATCATTGCTGTGACGGGTTCTTCAGGGGCGGGAACGACGTTTGTTAAACGCGCCTTTGAAAATATCTTTCGCAGAGAAAACATCCAAGCCGCCATCATTGAAGGCGATAGTTTTCACAGTGTGACTAGAACGCAATTCAAAGAACAAGCTAAATTAAAACCTAATTTTAGTCATTTTGGTCCTGAAGCTAATGATTTTCACTCTTTAGAGCAGCTATTCCGCTCTTATAGTGAAAGTGGTAAGGGTAAACGCCGCTATTATCTACATAATGATGACGAAGCCGAGTTTCATCATCACCGCCTTGCTAGACTAGGCGTTGATTGCACAGCCAGTTCTGGAGAGTTCACTCCTTGGGAAGATCTCTCAACCCCTACCGACATATTATTCTATGAAGGTTTACACGGTTTAATTAAAGACGACACCTCAGATGCTCGTTATGGTGGCTATGATGTGGCCAAATTCGTTGATTTAGGTGTTGGTGTAGTACCTAGTATTAATCTGGAGTGGATTCAAAAAATTCATCGTGATAGTGCTGAACGTGGCTACTCACCAGAAGTCGTCGTTGACACTATTTTGCGGCGTTTACCTGATTATATTAATCATATTACGCCACAATTCTCACGCACCCATATTAACTTCCAACGTGTACCAACCGTTGATACCTCAAATCCTTTTATTGCGCGTGATATTCCCACGGCGGATGAAAGTTTTGTAGTGATTCGTATTGCACAACCTAGAAAGTGGAATATTGATTTCCCTACACTGTTAAATATGATCCAAGGCTCATTTATGTCTCGGCGCAATAGTATTGTAGTTCCGGGGGGTAAAATGATGCTAGCAATGGAATTAATTTTAGGTCCGATTATTTACGATATGATTGACGCAAAAAAACGCCGTTAA
- a CDS encoding HD domain-containing protein: MSAWSIEAYEKAWQFAALAHKGQTYKGRTPDINYDYITHIGMVTTRVLQGLRATPEANADLALQCALLHDTLEDTPTTYEQLAAEFGRVVADGVLALSKNPDLPRPEQMKDSLARIVQQPKEVWMVKLADRADNLQYVPWNWTAERIANYKIEGQLILDTLKAANALLAQQLAERIKQYGQ, from the coding sequence ATGAGTGCATGGTCAATCGAAGCCTATGAAAAAGCTTGGCAATTTGCAGCCCTAGCTCATAAAGGGCAAACCTATAAAGGGCGCACGCCAGATATTAATTACGACTATATCACTCATATCGGAATGGTAACTACGCGAGTACTGCAAGGGTTGAGAGCCACACCTGAGGCTAATGCGGATTTAGCGCTGCAATGTGCACTACTGCATGACACTCTGGAAGATACTCCAACCACATACGAGCAATTAGCCGCCGAGTTTGGGCGGGTAGTGGCGGATGGAGTTTTGGCATTAAGTAAAAATCCAGATTTGCCTCGACCCGAACAAATGAAAGACAGCCTCGCCCGCATTGTGCAACAGCCGAAAGAGGTGTGGATGGTCAAGCTCGCGGATCGAGCCGATAATTTACAGTATGTCCCTTGGAATTGGACGGCTGAGCGCATTGCTAATTATAAAATTGAAGGGCAATTGATTTTAGATACCTTAAAAGCAGCTAATGCATTACTAGCCCAACAATTAGCTGAGCGCATTAAGCAATACGGTCAATAG
- a CDS encoding HIT family protein has translation MSMFTLHPQLAKDTVWVTDLALCKVLLMNDAQYPWLILVPQLADLREIYELNSEQRQMLWEESDQVSRVLVQVFNPIKLNIAALGNMVPQLHIHHIARFTTDPAWPAPVWGKVPAQSYEATVLESRLSQLREALA, from the coding sequence ATGAGTATGTTTACCCTGCACCCTCAATTAGCTAAGGATACCGTTTGGGTCACTGATCTCGCTTTATGTAAAGTCTTGTTGATGAATGATGCACAGTATCCGTGGTTGATTTTAGTGCCTCAACTAGCTGATTTGCGAGAGATTTATGAATTAAATTCAGAGCAGCGTCAAATGCTTTGGGAGGAATCGGATCAGGTAAGTCGAGTATTAGTGCAAGTATTTAATCCTATCAAACTGAATATTGCGGCCTTAGGAAATATGGTTCCACAACTGCATATTCATCATATTGCCCGATTCACTACTGACCCTGCTTGGCCTGCACCTGTGTGGGGTAAAGTACCTGCTCAATCCTATGAGGCTACTGTTTTAGAGTCACGTTTAAGCCAATTACGCGAGGCATTAGCATGA
- a CDS encoding CDP-6-deoxy-delta-3,4-glucoseen reductase, with protein sequence MYTITLQPSGLQFKVEENENILNAGLRQGIRLPYSCQGGTCGSCAATIIEGQVEYPVEPLGLAPYDQERGVTFLCQAVALSDLVLNSPSVGAAQEIEVKTLPARVEKMRKLCHDVMELTLKLPASERLRYHAGQYIDILLSNGRRRSFSIANAPHESQYLELHVRHVPNGYFTTHVFEQMQEKALLRIEGPLGQFYLQEVSRPLLMVAGGTGIAPIKAMLEDLRNRSLTPRIFLYWGVRAKEDLYIEVLLRDWAARFPNLIYTPVLSAPLDTDQWEGRTGWVHDAVLQDFADLSMFDVYLSGPPPMINAAKTSFVAKGAIPDQMHSDSFEYGADTLRAMADPV encoded by the coding sequence ATGTACACCATCACCCTGCAACCGAGTGGGCTTCAGTTTAAAGTAGAAGAAAACGAAAATATCTTAAATGCTGGATTGCGCCAAGGCATACGTCTGCCCTATAGCTGCCAAGGGGGGACGTGTGGTTCCTGTGCTGCTACCATTATCGAAGGACAGGTTGAGTATCCGGTCGAACCCCTAGGTTTAGCGCCTTATGATCAAGAGCGTGGTGTCACCTTTCTATGTCAAGCCGTAGCTTTATCGGATCTAGTACTCAATAGCCCCTCGGTGGGAGCCGCTCAAGAAATTGAGGTAAAAACACTACCTGCCCGCGTCGAGAAAATGCGTAAGCTTTGTCATGATGTGATGGAACTAACTCTGAAACTGCCTGCCTCCGAACGTTTACGCTATCACGCAGGTCAATATATCGATATTTTATTATCTAATGGGCGGCGGCGTAGTTTCTCTATCGCTAATGCACCGCATGAAAGCCAGTATTTAGAATTGCATGTGCGTCATGTACCTAATGGCTATTTCACCACTCACGTATTTGAGCAAATGCAGGAAAAGGCATTGCTACGCATTGAAGGGCCATTAGGTCAATTTTATCTGCAAGAAGTCAGTCGCCCGCTACTCATGGTTGCAGGTGGGACAGGAATTGCACCGATTAAAGCGATGCTGGAAGACTTACGTAATCGCAGTCTAACGCCAAGAATCTTTTTATATTGGGGCGTGCGGGCTAAGGAAGATTTATATATTGAGGTATTGCTAAGAGATTGGGCGGCGCGTTTTCCGAATTTGATTTATACCCCCGTCTTATCAGCACCCCTTGACACTGATCAATGGGAGGGACGCACTGGGTGGGTGCATGATGCGGTGCTACAAGATTTTGCGGATTTGAGTATGTTTGATGTGTACTTAAGTGGACCACCACCGATGATTAATGCCGCAAAAACCAGCTTTGTGGCAAAAGGTGCAATCCCTGATCAAATGCACTCAGATTCCTTTGAGTATGGTGCGGATACTTTAAGAGCAATGGCAGATCCAGTATGA
- a CDS encoding PDDEXK nuclease domain-containing protein: protein MPDAHVRAREGFSRSNLMYMRAFAQAWQDESIVQQAVGQLPWGHNVVLLTQLKEPTERLFYAQKAIEHNWSRNVMVMQIETRLIERQGKAITNFELRLPKPQSDLAIESLKDPYRFDFLMLTDQAQEREIENALVKHVTAFLLELGAGFAFVGQQVHLEVGGDDFFIDLLFYHLKLRCYIVIELKTGDFKPEHLGQLGFYLTAVDRQIKTEHDTATIGLLLCKNKNKVVAEYALGDKSQPMGIAEYKLMESLPTNLQAQLPSIEEIERELEGLSRD from the coding sequence CTGCCAGACGCTCATGTCCGAGCGCGAGAAGGTTTTTCGCGCAGCAATTTGATGTATATGCGTGCTTTTGCTCAAGCGTGGCAGGATGAATCAATCGTCCAACAGGCTGTTGGACAATTGCCGTGGGGTCATAATGTTGTCTTACTTACCCAACTCAAAGAGCCTACAGAACGCTTGTTTTATGCTCAAAAAGCCATAGAGCATAATTGGTCACGCAATGTTATGGTAATGCAGATTGAAACGCGTTTAATCGAGCGTCAAGGCAAAGCTATTACTAATTTTGAGTTGCGTTTACCCAAGCCTCAATCCGATTTAGCGATTGAAAGTCTTAAAGATCCCTATCGTTTTGATTTTTTAATGCTGACCGATCAAGCCCAAGAACGGGAAATAGAGAATGCCTTGGTTAAACATGTAACTGCGTTTTTATTAGAGCTAGGGGCGGGGTTTGCTTTTGTGGGGCAACAGGTACATCTTGAAGTGGGTGGTGATGATTTCTTTATTGATCTGTTGTTTTATCATTTGAAATTGCGTTGTTATATTGTGATTGAATTGAAAACGGGTGATTTTAAGCCGGAGCATTTAGGTCAGCTAGGGTTTTATTTGACGGCGGTGGATAGGCAGATTAAGACTGAACATGATACGGCTACTATTGGCTTATTGTTGTGCAAAAATAAGAATAAGGTAGTGGCTGAATATGCCTTAGGAGATAAGAGTCAGCCGATGGGTATTGCTGAGTATAAGCTAATGGAATCCTTGCCTACTAACTTGCAAGCTCAATTGCCTAGTATTGAGGAGATTGAGCGGGAATTAGAAGGACTGAGCAGAGATTGA
- a CDS encoding DUF1643 domain-containing protein: MYDIYSNARNDMWRFTLGRNGSRKLITIGLNPSTATQESSDTTVAKVEGVAMRNDFDGFVMLNLYPVRATNFNRLPHDVDDEAFSENLNRIEELFDTNPNSVVWAAWGENIHARIYFANAARELFSRLQTYGITWRHFGLLTNSGHPRHPSRLHYSWSFSDFDIHHYDQILST, translated from the coding sequence ATGTACGATATATACTCAAATGCTCGAAACGATATGTGGCGCTTTACTCTTGGAAGAAATGGCTCACGGAAACTTATTACCATTGGTCTTAATCCCAGCACAGCGACACAAGAAAGTTCGGATACAACCGTTGCAAAGGTTGAGGGTGTTGCAATGCGAAATGATTTTGACGGTTTTGTAATGCTTAACCTTTATCCTGTTCGCGCCACTAATTTCAATAGACTGCCACATGATGTAGATGATGAGGCTTTTTCAGAAAACCTGAACCGTATTGAGGAACTCTTTGATACTAATCCAAATTCGGTAGTTTGGGCTGCGTGGGGAGAGAACATCCACGCAAGAATTTATTTTGCTAATGCGGCAAGAGAACTTTTCTCTCGGTTGCAAACATATGGCATTACTTGGCGGCATTTTGGACTACTTACAAACTCAGGGCACCCACGACATCCGTCCCGTCTGCATTATTCGTGGTCATTCTCTGATTTTGACATACATCATTATGATCAAATACTTAGCACTTAA
- a CDS encoding FAD-binding and (Fe-S)-binding domain-containing protein yields MSEMYQAFGKALKQVLPQEQIFTDEFTRLTYGTDASFYRLIPEVIVKVKNEAELIAVMQLARSQRLPVTFRAAGTSLSGQAVTDSILIMMEGNSWRDFQVLDQGNAINLQPNIIGSQANQYLAPFGRKIGPDPASINTCKIGGIAANNASGMCCGTAQNSYHTLKGMRVILADGSVIDTRTEAGRQTALNTQRPLLDQVSDLAQQVKNNPELSARIKHKFRLKNTTGYSINALIDYSDPLDILTHLMIGSEGTLGFIAAIQYHTVPDYPNKATSLVFFPHIEAACLAVTALKTQPVDAVELIDGAGLKSVQNKAGMPSTLKDLSLEVAALLIDIRALNQAELNDKIQAVQNLLAEHQVLFPVEFTQDPIQYAQLWSVRKGLFPAVGAVRPVGTTVIIEDVAFPIEQLAAGVRDLQGLFAKYAYSEALIFGHALEGNVHFVFTQDFSTEAEVKRYEGFMHDVSELVAVKYGGSLKAEHGTGRNMAPFVELEWGRDAYELMWQIKTLFDPENLLNPGVLLNTDKDIHLKNLKPMPATHELVDRCIECGFCEPVCPSRNLTLTPRQRIVAWREHARLKRANPDQVSIWDKRFEYQGLDTCAVDGLCSTRCPVGINTGELVRALRTEQHGAMAHKMASFAEGHIAPITNMTRFGLSAGYVKSKVFGLKNFTAMSRQLTRFTKIPYWHEGMPRGASKLSALTHSTRSGVNGKVVYFPACVTRAMGTGIGDSETRDLKQVLDSLLAKAGFEAIIPPRVEGLCCGLPFASKGFPEQAKSAVLALEQVLWEASEQGKYPILCDTSPCTLRFIENFTKPMKVYETAGFISEYLLPHLKIVPQSEPVALHITCSARKMGLDKVLRDLVKRCAPQVIEPEEEGCCGFAGDKGFMTPELNAAALSRLKQQLPETCKEGVSNSRTCEIGLTLHSGRQYRSVAYLVERCVG; encoded by the coding sequence ATGTCCGAGATGTATCAAGCGTTTGGTAAAGCTTTAAAACAGGTATTGCCTCAAGAACAGATTTTCACCGATGAATTTACCCGTCTCACCTATGGTACAGATGCGAGCTTTTATCGTTTGATTCCCGAAGTCATAGTCAAAGTCAAAAATGAAGCTGAACTCATTGCAGTCATGCAATTAGCACGAAGTCAGCGTTTACCTGTCACCTTCCGTGCAGCAGGTACTAGCCTTTCGGGGCAAGCGGTGACGGATTCGATTCTGATTATGATGGAAGGCAATAGCTGGCGTGATTTTCAAGTATTGGATCAAGGCAATGCTATTAATCTCCAACCCAATATTATTGGTTCGCAAGCTAATCAATATCTAGCGCCCTTTGGACGTAAAATTGGTCCAGACCCCGCGTCGATCAATACTTGCAAAATTGGCGGTATTGCGGCAAATAATGCTTCAGGCATGTGTTGCGGTACGGCACAAAATAGCTATCACACTTTAAAGGGTATGCGCGTTATTTTGGCGGATGGTTCGGTGATAGATACCCGCACTGAGGCAGGACGCCAAACGGCTTTAAATACGCAGCGCCCGTTATTAGATCAAGTGTCTGACTTAGCTCAACAAGTCAAAAATAATCCCGAACTCAGCGCTCGCATTAAACACAAATTCCGCCTGAAAAATACTACGGGCTATAGCATTAATGCGTTGATTGATTACTCCGACCCTTTAGATATTCTGACGCATTTGATGATAGGTTCAGAAGGCACATTAGGGTTTATCGCTGCGATTCAATATCACACCGTACCAGATTACCCGAATAAGGCGACTAGCCTAGTGTTTTTTCCGCATATTGAAGCGGCGTGTTTAGCCGTCACTGCATTAAAAACGCAACCCGTAGATGCGGTGGAACTCATCGATGGTGCGGGCTTAAAGTCGGTGCAAAATAAAGCCGGAATGCCAAGTACTCTAAAAGATCTGAGTCTTGAAGTTGCCGCTTTACTGATTGATATACGTGCCCTGAATCAAGCTGAGTTGAACGACAAGATTCAAGCCGTACAAAACCTATTAGCTGAGCATCAGGTATTATTTCCGGTCGAGTTTACCCAAGATCCGATTCAATACGCACAATTGTGGAGTGTGCGTAAGGGCTTATTCCCCGCTGTGGGTGCAGTGCGTCCGGTCGGTACTACGGTGATTATTGAAGATGTCGCATTTCCGATTGAGCAATTGGCGGCGGGGGTACGTGACTTACAAGGTTTATTTGCCAAGTATGCTTATAGTGAAGCGCTGATTTTTGGTCATGCCTTAGAAGGTAATGTGCATTTTGTCTTCACTCAGGACTTTAGCACTGAGGCAGAAGTGAAACGCTATGAAGGTTTTATGCACGATGTGTCTGAACTCGTCGCGGTCAAATACGGCGGCTCGCTCAAAGCAGAACATGGTACGGGGCGCAATATGGCTCCCTTTGTGGAGTTAGAGTGGGGGCGGGATGCGTATGAGCTGATGTGGCAAATCAAAACCCTATTTGACCCCGAAAACCTGCTTAATCCGGGCGTGCTATTAAATACCGACAAAGATATTCACCTCAAAAATCTCAAACCCATGCCTGCCACGCATGAGCTGGTTGATCGTTGTATTGAATGCGGTTTTTGTGAGCCTGTGTGTCCGTCGCGTAATCTGACTTTGACTCCTCGCCAGCGCATTGTGGCGTGGCGCGAACATGCCCGTTTGAAACGGGCTAACCCTGATCAGGTGAGTATTTGGGATAAGCGTTTTGAGTATCAGGGCTTGGATACCTGTGCAGTAGATGGCTTGTGTTCTACGCGTTGTCCGGTGGGGATTAATACGGGTGAGTTGGTGCGGGCTTTGCGTACTGAGCAGCACGGTGCTATGGCGCACAAGATGGCGAGTTTTGCCGAGGGTCATATTGCACCGATTACTAATATGACACGCTTTGGACTGAGTGCTGGCTATGTGAAGTCTAAGGTTTTTGGGCTAAAGAACTTTACTGCCATGAGTAGGCAGTTGACTAGGTTCACTAAAATACCGTATTGGCATGAGGGGATGCCGCGAGGGGCGAGTAAACTGAGTGCTTTAACGCACAGTACGCGCTCTGGTGTGAATGGCAAAGTGGTGTATTTCCCTGCCTGTGTGACTAGGGCGATGGGGACGGGCATCGGTGACTCTGAAACCCGCGATTTAAAACAAGTTCTCGATAGTCTATTAGCCAAAGCCGGATTTGAAGCGATTATTCCGCCTAGGGTGGAGGGTTTATGTTGTGGTTTGCCGTTTGCGAGTAAGGGTTTTCCTGAGCAGGCTAAAAGTGCAGTGTTGGCATTAGAGCAAGTGTTGTGGGAGGCGAGTGAGCAGGGTAAGTACCCCATTTTATGTGATACCAGCCCGTGTACGTTGCGCTTTATTGAGAATTTTACTAAGCCTATGAAGGTTTATGAAACGGCTGGTTTCATTTCTGAGTATTTATTGCCACATTTGAAAATTGTACCGCAATCGGAGCCTGTGGCTTTGCATATTACTTGTAGTGCTAGAAAAATGGGGTTGGATAAAGTATTACGTGATTTGGTAAAACGCTGTGCGCCACAAGTGATTGAGCCAGAGGAAGAGGGTTGTTGTGGTTTTGCGGGGGATAAGGGTTTTATGACCCCTGAATTAAATGCTGCGGCTTTAAGTCGATTGAAACAGCAATTGCCAGAAACGTGTAAAGAAGGGGTGAGTAATAGTCGCACTTGTGAGATTGGTTTGACTTTGCATAGTGGGCGGCAATATCGGTCGGTGGCGTATTTGGTGGAGCGGTGTGTGGGGTAG
- the dinD gene encoding DNA damage-inducible protein D, whose protein sequence is MKKELIYSLTSNFEAHAQQTENGVEFWLARDLQHLLGYAEWRNFLLVINKAKTACELSEHAIDDHFVGINKMVELGSGSKREIQDIMLTRYACYLIAQNGDPKKQPISFAQTYFAIQTRKAELIEQRLLAAERVSARKKLAETEKELSQIIYEQTGDNKNFALIRSKGDTALFSRPTQTMKAQWNVPDNRPLADFAPTIILKAKDFATEITIFNAREHRMTTESEISHEHITNNKAVRNTLLERGIRPESLSSVEDVKKLERRLASEERKALKKPEVLDD, encoded by the coding sequence ATGAAAAAAGAATTAATATACTCACTAACTTCAAACTTTGAAGCACATGCCCAACAAACTGAAAATGGCGTAGAGTTCTGGTTGGCACGCGACCTCCAGCATCTACTAGGGTATGCAGAGTGGCGCAACTTTTTGTTAGTAATCAACAAGGCAAAAACAGCTTGCGAACTTTCCGAGCATGCTATTGATGACCATTTTGTTGGTATCAACAAAATGGTTGAGCTTGGTTCTGGTAGTAAGCGTGAAATTCAAGACATAATGCTTACTCGCTATGCTTGCTATCTAATAGCACAAAATGGTGATCCCAAGAAACAACCTATTTCATTCGCTCAAACTTATTTTGCAATACAAACACGTAAAGCTGAGTTAATTGAGCAAAGACTATTAGCTGCTGAGCGAGTTTCAGCTCGTAAAAAACTAGCTGAGACCGAAAAAGAGCTATCACAAATAATATATGAGCAAACAGGTGATAATAAAAACTTTGCTTTAATTAGAAGTAAAGGTGACACTGCTTTATTCAGTAGACCCACTCAAACGATGAAAGCTCAGTGGAATGTACCTGATAACCGTCCTCTAGCTGATTTTGCACCTACTATTATTTTGAAGGCAAAAGACTTCGCTACAGAAATTACCATTTTTAATGCGCGTGAACATAGAATGACCACTGAATCGGAAATTTCCCATGAACATATCACTAACAATAAAGCAGTACGGAATACACTACTAGAGCGAGGCATTCGCCCTGAATCGCTATCATCTGTAGAAGATGTTAAAAAGCTAGAGCGCCGTCTAGCCTCTGAAGAACGGAAAGCTCTAAAAAAACCCGAAGTACTAGATGACTGA
- a CDS encoding (Fe-S)-binding protein: protein MPPSKPDTVYFFGTCLIDLMFPKAGVSAIQLLQRAGIKVIYPQAQTCCGQPAWNSGYRAEARKVARAQIALFPKPLPIVIPSGSCAGMMKTHYPELFKGEADEAQALDVAGRVYELTEFLVDVLNVNLKDLGEPVEIAVHTSCSARREMGVADKIEQLLGQLQNVKVLEQAYKPECCGFGGTFAIKQPEISAAMVADKTMHLRNTGATQVVSQDCGCLMNIGGAFEYQAKHQNKKALSTQHIAEFLLQRTSSPSPSTGEGHRMGVAEVKS from the coding sequence ATGCCACCCTCCAAACCCGACACCGTGTACTTTTTCGGTACGTGTCTGATTGACTTAATGTTCCCCAAAGCGGGAGTTTCGGCAATACAATTATTGCAACGCGCGGGCATTAAAGTGATTTACCCCCAAGCCCAAACCTGCTGCGGACAGCCTGCGTGGAACTCAGGCTACCGTGCTGAAGCTCGCAAAGTCGCCCGCGCCCAAATAGCCCTATTCCCCAAACCTTTACCCATTGTCATTCCTTCCGGCTCGTGTGCAGGCATGATGAAAACGCACTACCCCGAATTATTCAAAGGCGAAGCGGACGAGGCGCAAGCATTAGATGTAGCGGGTCGCGTGTATGAATTAACCGAGTTTTTAGTCGATGTACTAAACGTCAATCTCAAAGATTTAGGCGAACCGGTAGAGATTGCGGTACATACCTCGTGCTCAGCGCGGCGTGAAATGGGTGTTGCCGATAAAATCGAACAACTACTCGGACAACTGCAAAACGTCAAAGTACTAGAGCAAGCCTATAAACCCGAATGCTGCGGTTTTGGTGGCACTTTTGCTATTAAACAACCCGAAATCTCCGCCGCTATGGTGGCTGATAAAACCATGCACCTACGCAATACTGGAGCGACTCAAGTGGTGAGCCAAGATTGCGGTTGCCTAATGAATATTGGCGGCGCATTCGAGTACCAAGCTAAACACCAAAATAAAAAGGCGCTCAGTACCCAACACATAGCAGAGTTTCTACTACAACGCACCTCTTCTCCTTCCCCCTCGACGGGGGAAGGACACAGGATGGGGGTGGCGGAGGTAAAATCATGA